In Aegilops tauschii subsp. strangulata cultivar AL8/78 chromosome 3, Aet v6.0, whole genome shotgun sequence, one genomic interval encodes:
- the LOC109786250 gene encoding brassinosteroid LRR receptor kinase BRI1 isoform X1, translating into MGTALCLALAVLLLLLVNDPVLVAADDGVDEQLLERFKAAVRNHGELGGWTRGDGACSFPGAACVRGGKRLVSLSLSGVPLDVDFHTVAGTLLRLGGLEVLRLRGANISGSLASGSGPGGWWCSQRLAQLDLSGNGMLGGSVADVRALAGACDGLRELNLSGNALVGGGNAKGGGGDIFARLDVLDLSDNNITGDGDLSWMGGVRRLNLAWNSISGPLQVPAFTNCSRMESLDLSGNLISGEVLPGVLSGCTALVSLNLSSNHLKGAFPPDITLLASLSYLNLSNNNFSGELPGDELAELPRLSWLTLSLNHFHGSMPDSLGRLANLRMLDFSSNELSGAIPSSLCPNTGSKSKLEVLYLQNNYFTGGIPATISNCESLESLDLSLNYINGSIPTSVGSLARLRDLILWENKLEGEIPVSLGGALGLEHLILEYNTLTGSIPSELMNCRNLKWIALGSNRLSGSVPAWLGRLDNLAILKLNNNSFSGRIPPELGDCKSLIWLDLNDNQLSGSIPPELARQSGKVAIGFMIVRPHIYLRNDEQSSKCRGAGSLLEIGGVRLEQLNRMASKNTCNFTRVYILDSGEHTLKSNGSIIFLDLSFNKLDSEIPKELGKMNYLAIMNLRQNRLSGAIPAELAGSKNLGMLDLSHNQLEGPIPSSFSLLSLSEIDLSYNRLNGPIPEMGSLATFPESQYANNSGLCGFPLPPCQPFLKPQGSASVVSTTSSNKYNLLIILLSAVTLAFVIIVILLYCISWRNKVDNGKTKSSNDLTAPASHQLVSHLELVRATGNFSEDYMLGYGGHGKVFKGQLSDGLTVAIKVLDMRSACAIRSFEAECRVLRMARHRNLIRIITTCSNMNFRALVLQYMPNGNLETLLHCSQQGETQFGFRERLCVMLEVSMAMEYLHHGYQEIVLHCDLKPSNVLFDEDMMAHVADFGIARLLQADDNSVFSINMHGTIGYMSPEYGSYGKASRKSDVFSYGIMLLEVFTGKRPTDAIFVGELSLRRWVHQLFQADQLVHAIDRRVLQCLDMDISFLVPILEVGLLCSSDSPEDRITMSDVVLRLKNVKTEYTKHISSTLGSVSQ; encoded by the exons ATGGGTACTGCTCTGTGCCTGGCACTGGcggtgctgctactgctgcttgTCAATGATCCGGTGTTGGTGGCCGCCGACGACGGCGTCGACGAGCAGCTGCTGGAGCGGTTCAAGGCGGCGGTACGGAACCACGGGGAGCTGGGGGGGTGGACCCGTGGCGACGGCGCGTGCAGTTTCCCTGGTGCCGCGTGCGTCAGGGGAGGGAAGAGGCTCGTGTCGCTGTCCCTCTCGGGTGTCCCACTTGACGTCGATTTCCATACCGTCGCCGGCACACTGCTGCGGCTGGGTGGTCTCGAGGTCCTCAGATTGCGAGGCGCCAACATCAGCGGCTCGCTCGCAAGTGGCAGCGGCCCCGGAGGGTGGTGGTGCAGCCAGAGGCTGGCACAGCTGGACCTGTCCGGGAACGGCATGCTGGGTGGATCCGTCGCCGACGTCCGCGCGCTCGCTGGCGCGTGCGACGGGCTGAGGGAGCTGAACCTTTCGGGTAACGCACTCGTTGGCGGTGGCAACGCGAAGGGAGGTGGCGGGGACATTTTTGCCCGCCTGGATGTTCTAGACCTGTCGGACAACAACATCACCGGCGACGGTGATCTCAGCTGGATGGGGGGAGTCCGCCGGCTGAACCTTGCCTGGAACTCGATCTCCGGGCCACTCCAGGTCCCGGCGTTCACCAACTGCTCCAGGATGGAGTCACTTGATCTATCCGGAAATTTAATCTCCGGCGAGGTGCTGCCCGGGGTCTTGTCCGGCTGCACTGCTCTTGTTTCGCTCAACCTCTCCAGCAACCACTTGAAGGGCGCTTTTCCGCCGGACATCACGCTGCTCGCGTCGCTCTCCTACCTCAACCTGTCGAACAACAACTTCTCTGGTGAGCTCCCTGGCGACGAACTCGCTGAGCTCCCACGGCTCTCGTGGCTCACTCTATCACTCAACCACTTCCATGGCTCCATGCCTGACTCTCTAGGTCGGCTTGCCAATCTGAGGATGCTGGACTTCAGCTCGAACGAGCTCTCCGGCGCTATACCATCCTCACTCTGCCCCAACACCGGCTCCAAGTCCAAGCTCGAGGTGCTCTACCTGCAGAACAACTACTTTACCGGCGGCATCCCGGCGACGATCTCCAACTGTGAAAGCCTCGAGTCTTTAGACCTCAGTCTCAACTACATCAATGGCTCCATCCCCACATCCGTCGGCAGCCTTGCTCGTCTCCGTGACCTCATCCTGTGGGAGAACAAATTGGAGGGTGAGATTCCAGTGTCGCTCGGTGGTGCTCTCGGACTCGAGCACCTCATCCTCGAGTACAACACGCTCACTGGCAGCATCCCGTCGGAATTGATGAACTGCAGGAATCTGAAATGGATAGCGCTCGGGAGCAACCGGCTCTCTGGGTCGGTGCCGGCTTGGCTGGGGCGGCTAGACAACCTTGCAATCTTGAAGCTCAACAACAACTCCTTCTCAGGGCGTATACCGCCGGAGCTAGGAGACTGCAAGAGTTTAATTTGGCTCGATCTGAACGACAACCAGCTAAGCGGATCGATACCACCGGAGCTGGCGAGGCAGTCCGGGAAGGTGGCTATCGGCTTCATGATAGTGCGGCCACATATATACTTGCGCAACGACGAGCAGAGCAGCAAATGTCGCGGCGCGGGGAGCCTGCTTGAGATCGGCGGCGTCCGTTTGGAGCAACTAAACCGGATGGCTAGCAAGAATACGTGCAACTTCACACGGGTATACATCCTGGATAGCGGAGAGCATACTTTGAAAAGCAATGGCTCCATTATATTCTTGGACCTGTCCTTTAACAAGCTTGACTCCGAGATCCCCAAGGAACTTGGTAAGATGAACTATCTAGCGATCATGAATCTTCGGCAAAATCGACTTTCTGGTGCCATCCCAGCAGAGCTTGCAGGTTCCAAGAATTTAGGTATGCTTGACCTGTCACACAACCAGTTGGAAGGCCCAATCCCCAGTTCATTTTCTTTGCTATCATTGTCGGAGATTGATCTATCATACAATAGGCTGAATGGACCAATACCGGAGATGGGATCCCTTGCCACTTTCCCGGAGAGCCAATATGCAAACAACTCTGGCTTGTGCGGCTTCCCTCTGCCTCCATGCCAACCATTTTTGAAACCCCAAGGTAGTGCTTCAGTAGTAAGTACCACTTCCAGTAATAAGTACAACCTTCTAATAATCCTACTCTCAGCTGTCACGCTAGCTTTTGTCATTATTGTAATTTTATTGTACTGCATATCGTGGAGAAATAAAGTCGACAACGGCAAGACCAAATCTTCCAATGACCTGACAGCTCCAGCAAGCCATCAGTTAGTCTCACACCTAGAGCTTGTTCGTGCCACTGGTAATTTCAGTGAAGATTACATGTTGGGATATGGAGGCCACGGAAAGGTATTCAAGGGACAACTGAGCGATGGTTTGACGGTTGCAATAAAGGTTCTTGACATGCGGTCCGCGTGTGCCATTAGAAGCTTCGAGGCCGAGTGTCGTGTGCTCCGCATGGCGCGGCATCGCAACTTGATACGGATAATCACCACATGTTCTAACATGAATTTCAGAGCGTTGGTGCTACAATACATGCCAAATGGCAATTTAGAGACATTGCTTCACTGCTCACAACAGGGCGAAACACAATTCGGGTTCCGTGAGAGACTGTGCGTTATGCTTGAGGTGTCAATGGCAATGGAATATCTACACCATGGTTACCAGGAAATCGTCTTGCACTGCGACTTGAAGCCAAGCAATGTGTTATTTGacgaggacatgatggcgcatgTGGCAGATTTTGGCATTGCAAGACTACTACAAGCTGATGATAACTCTGTGTTCTCCATTAACATGCATGGCACTATTGGGTACATGTCACCAG AGTATGGGTCATACGGAAAAGCTTCACGAAAGAGCGATGTGTTCAGCTACGGAATCATGCTCCTTGAAGTCTTTACTGGCAAGAGGCCAACGGATGCTATATTTGTTGGAGAACTGAGCCTTAGACGATGGGTTCATCAATTGTTTCAGGCAGACCAACTTGTCCATGCCATAGATAGACGGGTACTGCAATGCCTTGACATGGACATTAGCTTTCTTGTGCCAATACTAGAGGTTGGTTTGCTCTGCTCCAGTGACTCACCTGAAGATAGGATAACTATGAGCGATGTAGTCTTAAGGCTGAAGAACGTCAAAACAGAGTACACCAAACATATATCGTCTACATTAGGAAGTGTGTCACAATGA
- the LOC109786250 gene encoding brassinosteroid LRR receptor kinase BRI1 isoform X2, which translates to MGTALCLALAVLLLLLVNDPVLVAADDGVDEQLLERFKAAVRNHGELGGWTRGDGACSFPGAACVRGGKRLVSLSLSGVPLDVDFHTVAGTLLRLGGLEVLRLRGANISGSLASGSGPGGWWCSQRLAQLDLSGNGMLGGSVADVRALAGACDGLRELNLSGNALVGGGNAKGGGGDIFARLDVLDLSDNNITGDGDLSWMGGVRRLNLAWNSISGPLQVPAFTNCSRMESLDLSGNLISGEVLPGVLSGCTALVSLNLSSNHLKGAFPPDITLLASLSYLNLSNNNFSGRLANLRMLDFSSNELSGAIPSSLCPNTGSKSKLEVLYLQNNYFTGGIPATISNCESLESLDLSLNYINGSIPTSVGSLARLRDLILWENKLEGEIPVSLGGALGLEHLILEYNTLTGSIPSELMNCRNLKWIALGSNRLSGSVPAWLGRLDNLAILKLNNNSFSGRIPPELGDCKSLIWLDLNDNQLSGSIPPELARQSGKVAIGFMIVRPHIYLRNDEQSSKCRGAGSLLEIGGVRLEQLNRMASKNTCNFTRVYILDSGEHTLKSNGSIIFLDLSFNKLDSEIPKELGKMNYLAIMNLRQNRLSGAIPAELAGSKNLGMLDLSHNQLEGPIPSSFSLLSLSEIDLSYNRLNGPIPEMGSLATFPESQYANNSGLCGFPLPPCQPFLKPQGSASVVSTTSSNKYNLLIILLSAVTLAFVIIVILLYCISWRNKVDNGKTKSSNDLTAPASHQLVSHLELVRATGNFSEDYMLGYGGHGKVFKGQLSDGLTVAIKVLDMRSACAIRSFEAECRVLRMARHRNLIRIITTCSNMNFRALVLQYMPNGNLETLLHCSQQGETQFGFRERLCVMLEVSMAMEYLHHGYQEIVLHCDLKPSNVLFDEDMMAHVADFGIARLLQADDNSVFSINMHGTIGYMSPEYGSYGKASRKSDVFSYGIMLLEVFTGKRPTDAIFVGELSLRRWVHQLFQADQLVHAIDRRVLQCLDMDISFLVPILEVGLLCSSDSPEDRITMSDVVLRLKNVKTEYTKHISSTLGSVSQ; encoded by the exons ATGGGTACTGCTCTGTGCCTGGCACTGGcggtgctgctactgctgcttgTCAATGATCCGGTGTTGGTGGCCGCCGACGACGGCGTCGACGAGCAGCTGCTGGAGCGGTTCAAGGCGGCGGTACGGAACCACGGGGAGCTGGGGGGGTGGACCCGTGGCGACGGCGCGTGCAGTTTCCCTGGTGCCGCGTGCGTCAGGGGAGGGAAGAGGCTCGTGTCGCTGTCCCTCTCGGGTGTCCCACTTGACGTCGATTTCCATACCGTCGCCGGCACACTGCTGCGGCTGGGTGGTCTCGAGGTCCTCAGATTGCGAGGCGCCAACATCAGCGGCTCGCTCGCAAGTGGCAGCGGCCCCGGAGGGTGGTGGTGCAGCCAGAGGCTGGCACAGCTGGACCTGTCCGGGAACGGCATGCTGGGTGGATCCGTCGCCGACGTCCGCGCGCTCGCTGGCGCGTGCGACGGGCTGAGGGAGCTGAACCTTTCGGGTAACGCACTCGTTGGCGGTGGCAACGCGAAGGGAGGTGGCGGGGACATTTTTGCCCGCCTGGATGTTCTAGACCTGTCGGACAACAACATCACCGGCGACGGTGATCTCAGCTGGATGGGGGGAGTCCGCCGGCTGAACCTTGCCTGGAACTCGATCTCCGGGCCACTCCAGGTCCCGGCGTTCACCAACTGCTCCAGGATGGAGTCACTTGATCTATCCGGAAATTTAATCTCCGGCGAGGTGCTGCCCGGGGTCTTGTCCGGCTGCACTGCTCTTGTTTCGCTCAACCTCTCCAGCAACCACTTGAAGGGCGCTTTTCCGCCGGACATCACGCTGCTCGCGTCGCTCTCCTACCTCAACCTGTCGAACAACAACTTCTCTG GTCGGCTTGCCAATCTGAGGATGCTGGACTTCAGCTCGAACGAGCTCTCCGGCGCTATACCATCCTCACTCTGCCCCAACACCGGCTCCAAGTCCAAGCTCGAGGTGCTCTACCTGCAGAACAACTACTTTACCGGCGGCATCCCGGCGACGATCTCCAACTGTGAAAGCCTCGAGTCTTTAGACCTCAGTCTCAACTACATCAATGGCTCCATCCCCACATCCGTCGGCAGCCTTGCTCGTCTCCGTGACCTCATCCTGTGGGAGAACAAATTGGAGGGTGAGATTCCAGTGTCGCTCGGTGGTGCTCTCGGACTCGAGCACCTCATCCTCGAGTACAACACGCTCACTGGCAGCATCCCGTCGGAATTGATGAACTGCAGGAATCTGAAATGGATAGCGCTCGGGAGCAACCGGCTCTCTGGGTCGGTGCCGGCTTGGCTGGGGCGGCTAGACAACCTTGCAATCTTGAAGCTCAACAACAACTCCTTCTCAGGGCGTATACCGCCGGAGCTAGGAGACTGCAAGAGTTTAATTTGGCTCGATCTGAACGACAACCAGCTAAGCGGATCGATACCACCGGAGCTGGCGAGGCAGTCCGGGAAGGTGGCTATCGGCTTCATGATAGTGCGGCCACATATATACTTGCGCAACGACGAGCAGAGCAGCAAATGTCGCGGCGCGGGGAGCCTGCTTGAGATCGGCGGCGTCCGTTTGGAGCAACTAAACCGGATGGCTAGCAAGAATACGTGCAACTTCACACGGGTATACATCCTGGATAGCGGAGAGCATACTTTGAAAAGCAATGGCTCCATTATATTCTTGGACCTGTCCTTTAACAAGCTTGACTCCGAGATCCCCAAGGAACTTGGTAAGATGAACTATCTAGCGATCATGAATCTTCGGCAAAATCGACTTTCTGGTGCCATCCCAGCAGAGCTTGCAGGTTCCAAGAATTTAGGTATGCTTGACCTGTCACACAACCAGTTGGAAGGCCCAATCCCCAGTTCATTTTCTTTGCTATCATTGTCGGAGATTGATCTATCATACAATAGGCTGAATGGACCAATACCGGAGATGGGATCCCTTGCCACTTTCCCGGAGAGCCAATATGCAAACAACTCTGGCTTGTGCGGCTTCCCTCTGCCTCCATGCCAACCATTTTTGAAACCCCAAGGTAGTGCTTCAGTAGTAAGTACCACTTCCAGTAATAAGTACAACCTTCTAATAATCCTACTCTCAGCTGTCACGCTAGCTTTTGTCATTATTGTAATTTTATTGTACTGCATATCGTGGAGAAATAAAGTCGACAACGGCAAGACCAAATCTTCCAATGACCTGACAGCTCCAGCAAGCCATCAGTTAGTCTCACACCTAGAGCTTGTTCGTGCCACTGGTAATTTCAGTGAAGATTACATGTTGGGATATGGAGGCCACGGAAAGGTATTCAAGGGACAACTGAGCGATGGTTTGACGGTTGCAATAAAGGTTCTTGACATGCGGTCCGCGTGTGCCATTAGAAGCTTCGAGGCCGAGTGTCGTGTGCTCCGCATGGCGCGGCATCGCAACTTGATACGGATAATCACCACATGTTCTAACATGAATTTCAGAGCGTTGGTGCTACAATACATGCCAAATGGCAATTTAGAGACATTGCTTCACTGCTCACAACAGGGCGAAACACAATTCGGGTTCCGTGAGAGACTGTGCGTTATGCTTGAGGTGTCAATGGCAATGGAATATCTACACCATGGTTACCAGGAAATCGTCTTGCACTGCGACTTGAAGCCAAGCAATGTGTTATTTGacgaggacatgatggcgcatgTGGCAGATTTTGGCATTGCAAGACTACTACAAGCTGATGATAACTCTGTGTTCTCCATTAACATGCATGGCACTATTGGGTACATGTCACCAG AGTATGGGTCATACGGAAAAGCTTCACGAAAGAGCGATGTGTTCAGCTACGGAATCATGCTCCTTGAAGTCTTTACTGGCAAGAGGCCAACGGATGCTATATTTGTTGGAGAACTGAGCCTTAGACGATGGGTTCATCAATTGTTTCAGGCAGACCAACTTGTCCATGCCATAGATAGACGGGTACTGCAATGCCTTGACATGGACATTAGCTTTCTTGTGCCAATACTAGAGGTTGGTTTGCTCTGCTCCAGTGACTCACCTGAAGATAGGATAACTATGAGCGATGTAGTCTTAAGGCTGAAGAACGTCAAAACAGAGTACACCAAACATATATCGTCTACATTAGGAAGTGTGTCACAATGA